A window from Enterocloster bolteae encodes these proteins:
- a CDS encoding ABC transporter ATP-binding protein, with protein MKQEKKNDVAVLLDYAGSRRGLTFLGLALSALSMLFSMAPYICIWLTARNLIAAAPEWTQAQNISKYGWIAFAFAVGGIILYFAGLMCTHLAAFRTASNIRKQGVAHIMKAPLGFFDSNASGLIRGRLDAAAADTETLLAHNLADIVGTIVLFLSMLVLLFLFDWRMGAACFLSAVISVIAMFSMMGGKNAKLMAEYQAAQDRMTKAGTEYVRGIPVVKIFQQTVYSFKAFQEAIEDYSNKAEHYQADVCRVPQSVNLTFTEGAFVFLVPVALFLAPSALANGSFAGFVSDFVFYAVFSAIISTALAKIMFASSGIMLASTALGRINQVMEAPTLKAPSHPQTPRSNKVEFKDVSFTYNGAESPALSHVSFTAQPGQTVALVGPSGGGKTTAASLIPRFWDATSGVVEVGEVNVAQIDPHVLMDQVAFVFQNNRLFKASILENVRVSRPKATREQVMAALMAAQCKDILDKLPDGLDTQIGTEGTYLSGGEQQRIALARAILKDAPIVVLDEATAFADPENEVLIQKAFATLTKGRTVIMIAHRLSTVVGADKIIVLEEGHIAEQGTHAELTASGGLYARMWTDYNKAVQWKITSEKEAE; from the coding sequence ATGAAACAAGAAAAAAAGAACGATGTGGCTGTCCTGTTGGATTATGCAGGCAGCCGCAGAGGCCTGACCTTTTTAGGTCTGGCTCTATCGGCGTTGTCCATGCTTTTCAGCATGGCTCCCTACATCTGCATCTGGCTGACAGCCCGGAATTTAATTGCCGCAGCACCAGAGTGGACGCAGGCACAGAATATATCCAAATACGGCTGGATTGCTTTTGCTTTTGCGGTAGGCGGTATTATCCTGTATTTTGCAGGTCTGATGTGTACCCACCTAGCTGCTTTCCGCACAGCTTCCAACATACGAAAGCAAGGAGTTGCTCATATAATGAAGGCTCCGCTGGGTTTTTTTGATTCCAACGCTTCCGGTCTGATTCGCGGGCGGCTGGATGCTGCGGCAGCCGACACCGAAACATTGCTGGCACATAATCTGGCAGACATTGTAGGTACTATCGTGTTGTTTTTGTCGATGCTGGTTCTACTGTTTCTCTTTGATTGGCGCATGGGAGCAGCCTGCTTTTTGTCGGCGGTCATTTCAGTAATTGCCATGTTCTCCATGATGGGAGGTAAAAATGCCAAGCTGATGGCGGAATATCAGGCGGCTCAGGATCGCATGACGAAAGCGGGAACGGAATATGTAAGAGGGATTCCTGTAGTTAAAATATTCCAGCAGACGGTCTACTCGTTCAAGGCGTTTCAGGAGGCGATTGAAGATTACAGCAACAAAGCCGAACATTATCAGGCAGATGTATGCCGTGTTCCTCAGTCTGTCAATTTAACTTTTACCGAAGGAGCTTTTGTGTTTCTGGTTCCAGTGGCGCTGTTCCTTGCTCCAAGCGCACTGGCAAACGGCAGTTTTGCTGGATTTGTTTCTGATTTCGTTTTTTATGCCGTATTTTCAGCCATCATTTCTACTGCGCTTGCAAAAATAATGTTTGCTTCCTCCGGCATTATGCTGGCCAGTACCGCTTTGGGACGTATCAATCAGGTGATGGAGGCACCTACCCTGAAAGCACCCAGTCACCCGCAGACCCCTCGTAGTAATAAAGTAGAATTTAAGGATGTGAGTTTTACTTATAACGGAGCGGAAAGCCCTGCTCTCTCTCATGTGTCCTTCACAGCACAGCCAGGTCAGACCGTGGCTTTGGTGGGTCCGTCTGGCGGCGGAAAGACAACGGCAGCCAGCTTGATTCCACGTTTTTGGGATGCGACATCCGGTGTGGTGGAAGTCGGTGAAGTAAATGTTGCCCAGATTGATCCTCATGTCCTTATGGATCAGGTGGCTTTTGTATTCCAGAATAACCGTTTGTTCAAAGCCTCTATTTTGGAAAATGTCCGGGTCTCCCGCCCGAAAGCGACAAGAGAACAGGTGATGGCTGCGCTAATGGCTGCCCAGTGCAAGGATATTCTTGATAAACTGCCAGATGGTCTTGATACACAGATCGGCACCGAAGGAACCTATCTTTCTGGTGGTGAACAACAGCGCATCGCACTGGCCAGAGCCATTTTGAAGGATGCCCCCATTGTGGTTCTTGACGAGGCAACCGCTTTTGCCGATCCTGAGAATGAGGTGCTGATTCAGAAAGCCTTTGCTACACTGACAAAAGGCCGCACTGTTATTATGATCGCCCATCGTCTATCCACTGTTGTAGGCGCTGATAAGATTATCGTTCTTGAAGAAGGGCACATTGCCGAGCAGGGTACTCATGCGGAACTGACTGCTTCGGGCGGTCTGTATGCCCGGATGTGGACTGACTATAACAAGGCAGTTCAGTGGAAAATCACCAGCGAAAAGGAGGCTGAGTAA
- a CDS encoding DUF6110 family protein, with product MLKCLECINWKKTGIFAAGVAFGTAGIKILSSKDAKKVYTNCTAAVLRAKECVMKTVSTVQENAEDIYADAKAINEERAAAEEAAEFDSLDDVTEETLHETLNETEAAAE from the coding sequence ATGTTAAAATGTTTAGAGTGTATTAATTGGAAGAAAACAGGTATTTTTGCAGCAGGAGTTGCTTTTGGTACAGCAGGAATAAAAATTTTATCCAGCAAAGATGCAAAGAAGGTATATACAAATTGTACGGCTGCAGTGTTACGGGCGAAGGAATGTGTGATGAAGACTGTTTCGACTGTTCAGGAAAATGCGGAAGACATCTATGCCGATGCAAAGGCAATCAATGAGGAACGTGCAGCGGCAGAAGAAGCAGCAGAATTTGATTCTCTGGATGACGTGACGGAAGAAACATTACATGAGACATTGAATGAAACAGAAGCTGCTGCTGAGTAA
- a CDS encoding LytTR family transcriptional regulator: protein MAVKKIELEEVAALTKELFHAHYAGDLEQWFSYLCPDSVYLGTGEPLLFGGDAIREHFKGFSGKAINIIQEEYFPLSLSDNAVQVCGQIFLESLEKSFRIINRFTISYRIIGGELKMVHQHNTYEYMQPSESRILNLDMNTMQFVRSLLLDRPSGRRMPVRSGTQTIFVNPNTVLYVQSQRRKTEFVCIDRVISCNSSIGEIGMELPDFFYPLRRGYLVNTLFIVAIRRFEVELISGICIPIPALTYQQVKQDLLRKQSLPPLNLSDK from the coding sequence ATGGCGGTTAAAAAAATTGAGTTGGAAGAAGTAGCGGCACTCACAAAAGAATTGTTCCACGCCCACTATGCGGGGGACTTAGAGCAATGGTTTTCCTACCTCTGCCCGGACAGCGTTTACCTCGGCACGGGAGAGCCGTTACTATTTGGCGGCGACGCAATCAGGGAACATTTCAAAGGCTTTTCTGGGAAAGCCATCAACATCATACAGGAAGAATATTTCCCGCTTTCTTTGAGCGACAATGCAGTGCAGGTGTGCGGACAGATTTTCTTGGAAAGTTTGGAGAAGTCTTTTCGTATTATCAACCGTTTCACAATCAGCTACCGTATCATCGGCGGGGAATTAAAAATGGTACACCAGCACAATACCTATGAATATATGCAGCCCAGTGAAAGCAGAATTCTGAACTTAGATATGAATACCATGCAGTTTGTCCGCAGTCTGCTTTTGGATCGTCCCTCCGGGCGGCGTATGCCGGTACGCAGCGGGACACAGACCATTTTTGTCAATCCGAATACGGTTTTATATGTACAGAGCCAGCGCAGGAAAACCGAGTTCGTCTGTATTGACAGAGTGATCTCCTGCAACAGCTCCATTGGGGAGATTGGAATGGAACTGCCGGATTTCTTTTATCCGCTTCGCCGTGGCTATCTGGTAAACACGCTGTTTATCGTGGCAATCCGGCGTTTTGAAGTGGAATTGATCTCTGGGATCTGTATTCCCATCCCCGCATTGACCTACCAGCAGGTAAAGCAGGATTTACTGAGGAAACAGTCTTTGCCTCCCCTTAATCTTTCAGACAAATAA
- a CDS encoding heavy-metal-associated domain-containing protein has translation MENFIIICLLIIAVGLAIIPTIRHFKGHGGCCGGSSYKPKKKKLKRVIQKKTFKVEGMHCEHCSNRVMEAVNSIPELSAKVKLKQGLVIISYAEPVEDNLIKEAIERIGYKVVD, from the coding sequence ATGGAGAATTTTATAATAATATGTTTACTAATCATTGCTGTTGGACTGGCAATCATACCCACCATCAGGCATTTTAAAGGCCATGGTGGGTGTTGTGGGGGCAGTTCTTATAAGCCAAAGAAGAAAAAATTGAAAAGGGTGATTCAAAAGAAAACGTTCAAAGTGGAAGGAATGCATTGTGAACATTGCAGTAATCGTGTAATGGAGGCAGTTAATTCCATACCAGAGCTTTCTGCAAAAGTGAAGTTGAAACAGGGACTTGTAATTATTTCTTATGCAGAGCCGGTTGAAGATAACCTGATCAAAGAAGCAATCGAAAGAATTGGTTATAAAGTTGTGGATTAA
- a CDS encoding ABC transporter ATP-binding protein translates to MFGEKFQRKYALTDQGVRNTKKGTFWTVIVNLVVMGGVSILYLVMSGFMGILTEGSPLPGSVLVIGALVLFILLSFVTHLQQYKATYGLVYNEIKTTRLSLAERLRKLPLGYFGKRDLADLTETIMGDVNRMEHVWSHVLGYLYGAYISTAIIAVCLFVYDWRLAIACLWGVPVAFGLLFGSRKIAACNAERTKKAAVRVSDGIQEALENVREIRATNQEERYLNGLNQKIDEHERVTIQGELGTGLFVNAASVIMRLGVATTILVGANLILSGSIDFMLLFLFLLVITRVYAPFDQSLALIAEMFVSQVSADRMNEIYDTPTAEGAEKFEPKGYDIVFEHVGFSYDEKEVLHDVSFTAKEGEVTALVGSSGSGKSTCARLAARLWDISKGVIRVGGVDISTVDPEVLLRDYSMVFQDVVLFDDTVMENIRLGKRGATDEEVRAAAKAANCDEFVHRLPQGYNTPIGENGAKLSGGERQRISIARALLKDAPIVLLDEATASLDVENETKVQGALSRLLVGKTVLVIAHRMRTVEAADKIIVLADGRVAEEGTPAELMNKNGLYHRMVDLQRQSAGWRLN, encoded by the coding sequence ATGTTTGGAGAGAAGTTTCAGCGAAAATATGCCCTGACCGATCAGGGTGTCCGGAACACAAAGAAAGGCACATTCTGGACAGTGATCGTGAATCTGGTTGTTATGGGCGGCGTCAGCATTCTGTATCTGGTAATGTCTGGTTTTATGGGAATCTTGACAGAAGGAAGTCCGCTTCCCGGTTCAGTGCTTGTCATCGGGGCGTTGGTTCTCTTTATCCTCCTGTCCTTCGTGACCCATTTACAGCAATACAAAGCTACCTATGGGCTGGTATATAATGAGATCAAAACTACACGTCTCAGTCTGGCAGAACGGCTTCGTAAACTGCCTCTGGGGTATTTTGGCAAACGGGATTTAGCAGACTTAACCGAGACCATTATGGGAGACGTAAATCGGATGGAACATGTCTGGTCTCATGTGCTGGGGTATCTGTATGGCGCTTACATCTCTACAGCAATCATTGCCGTGTGCCTGTTTGTTTACGACTGGCGATTGGCGATTGCTTGTCTGTGGGGTGTACCGGTAGCTTTTGGTCTGCTGTTTGGCAGCCGTAAGATTGCTGCCTGCAATGCAGAACGGACGAAAAAAGCTGCTGTTCGGGTATCAGATGGTATTCAGGAAGCATTAGAAAATGTTAGAGAGATTCGTGCCACAAACCAGGAGGAACGGTATCTAAACGGACTGAATCAGAAAATTGACGAACATGAACGGGTTACGATTCAGGGTGAACTGGGAACTGGCCTTTTTGTAAATGCCGCGAGCGTTATCATGCGGCTGGGCGTGGCAACAACCATTCTTGTAGGTGCGAATTTGATATTGTCCGGTAGCATTGATTTCATGCTTTTGTTCCTGTTCCTGCTTGTTATTACCCGTGTCTATGCACCATTTGATCAAAGTCTTGCGCTTATTGCGGAAATGTTTGTTTCTCAGGTGTCGGCTGACCGTATGAATGAAATTTATGACACTCCCACAGCAGAAGGCGCGGAAAAATTTGAGCCAAAGGGGTATGATATTGTCTTTGAGCATGTGGGTTTTTCCTATGATGAGAAAGAAGTTTTGCATGATGTGAGTTTTACTGCTAAAGAGGGCGAAGTCACAGCGTTGGTAGGATCTTCCGGCTCCGGTAAAAGTACCTGCGCCCGGCTTGCTGCAAGGCTGTGGGACATTTCCAAAGGAGTGATCCGCGTAGGAGGTGTGGATATTTCTACCGTAGACCCAGAGGTACTGCTGCGGGATTATTCTATGGTGTTTCAGGATGTGGTGCTGTTCGATGATACAGTGATGGAAAATATTCGTCTTGGTAAGCGTGGCGCAACGGATGAAGAAGTGCGGGCTGCGGCCAAAGCGGCCAACTGCGATGAGTTTGTCCATCGGCTTCCCCAGGGCTACAACACCCCCATTGGAGAGAACGGAGCGAAGCTTTCTGGCGGTGAACGGCAGCGTATTTCTATTGCAAGAGCTTTGTTGAAAGACGCACCCATCGTCCTCCTTGACGAGGCAACTGCCAGTCTGGATGTGGAAAATGAAACAAAGGTTCAAGGGGCACTTTCCCGTCTGCTGGTCGGAAAGACAGTATTGGTGATCGCTCACCGGATGCGTACAGTGGAGGCAGCCGATAAAATTATTGTTCTGGCAGATGGCAGGGTGGCGGAAGAAGGAACGCCGGCAGAACTGATGAACAAAAACGGTCTTTACCATCGTATGGTGGATCTACAACGACAAAGCGCCGGGTGGAGATTAAATTAG
- a CDS encoding heavy metal translocating P-type ATPase produces the protein MIGERISCEQADILLYYLHNIKEIQAVKVYDRTADVTISYIGERADIIHILRRFQYENVKVPNGLLENSGRELNNTYQEKLIGKVISHYARKLLLPYPLQACYTTVCAAKYIWKGIGNLVKGKIEVPVLDATAIGVSMLRNDMNTASSIMFLLGVGELLEEWTHKKSVDDLARTMSLNISKVWLVREEQQVLVSVDEIVAGDRVVVHMGNVIPFDGLVVSGEAMVNQAALTGESAAVRKSQDSYVYAGTVVEEGEVTVLVKQVGGTGRYDKIVTMIEASEKLKSGVESKAEHLADRLVPYTLAGTAFTYLLTRNTTKALSVLMVDFSCALKLAMPISVLSAIREASLYNITVKGGKYLEAIAEADTIVFDKTGTLTKAKPSVVDTVSFNELSSDEILRMAACMEEHFPHSMAKAVVDEASKRNLEHAEMHSKVEYIVAHGIATTIGDKRAIIGSRHFVFEDEMCRVPVGKEAIFEQLPKEYSHLYLAVENELAGVILIEDPLREEAAELVNALRKAGLSQIVMMTGDSERTAAAIAERVGVDNYYSEVLPEDKANFIEEAKANGHKVIMIGDGINDSPALSAADVGIAISDGAEIAREIADITVGSDDLLQIVTLKMLSDSLMKRIHKNYRTIVGFNTLLILLGVGGVLQPTTSALLHNSSTLLIALKNMRNLLS, from the coding sequence ATGATAGGTGAGAGAATAAGCTGTGAACAGGCAGATATCCTTCTCTATTATTTACATAACATAAAAGAAATTCAGGCTGTTAAAGTATATGACAGGACGGCGGATGTAACGATTTCGTATATAGGAGAGCGTGCAGATATTATTCATATATTAAGGCGTTTTCAATACGAGAATGTAAAAGTACCAAATGGATTGCTTGAAAATTCTGGAAGAGAATTAAACAATACTTATCAGGAAAAGCTGATAGGTAAGGTTATTTCTCATTATGCAAGAAAGCTATTGCTGCCGTATCCGTTGCAGGCATGTTATACAACGGTATGCGCTGCAAAATACATCTGGAAAGGTATTGGAAATCTGGTAAAAGGAAAAATAGAGGTTCCGGTTCTGGATGCTACTGCAATAGGTGTATCTATGTTAAGAAACGACATGAATACGGCATCTTCTATTATGTTTTTGCTTGGAGTAGGAGAATTGTTGGAGGAATGGACACACAAGAAATCGGTGGATGATCTTGCAAGAACCATGTCGTTAAATATTAGTAAAGTATGGCTTGTGAGAGAAGAACAGCAGGTGCTGGTTTCTGTAGATGAGATTGTTGCCGGAGACAGGGTAGTTGTTCATATGGGGAATGTGATTCCTTTTGATGGACTCGTGGTTTCTGGTGAAGCAATGGTAAATCAGGCTGCTTTGACGGGAGAGTCTGCAGCAGTCAGAAAGAGTCAGGACAGCTATGTATATGCAGGAACCGTTGTTGAAGAAGGGGAGGTTACAGTTTTAGTAAAGCAGGTGGGTGGTACCGGAAGATATGATAAAATTGTTACAATGATTGAAGCTTCCGAAAAATTAAAATCAGGAGTGGAAAGCAAGGCAGAACACCTTGCAGATCGTCTGGTTCCATACACACTTGCTGGCACAGCATTTACTTATCTTCTCACAAGAAATACAACAAAAGCATTGTCTGTTCTGATGGTAGACTTTAGCTGTGCATTGAAGCTTGCAATGCCAATATCTGTATTGTCTGCAATTCGTGAAGCAAGCCTTTATAATATTACTGTAAAAGGTGGAAAATATTTAGAAGCGATTGCAGAGGCAGATACCATTGTATTTGACAAGACGGGAACTCTTACAAAAGCAAAGCCTTCAGTGGTAGATACAGTATCTTTTAATGAATTATCTTCTGATGAGATATTGCGAATGGCGGCATGCATGGAAGAGCATTTTCCCCACTCCATGGCAAAGGCGGTTGTGGATGAAGCATCCAAACGCAACCTGGAACATGCAGAAATGCATTCCAAAGTGGAGTATATCGTTGCACATGGAATTGCTACGACGATTGGCGATAAAAGGGCAATTATTGGAAGCAGACATTTTGTGTTTGAGGATGAGATGTGCCGGGTGCCTGTGGGAAAAGAGGCAATATTTGAACAGCTTCCGAAAGAGTATTCGCATCTGTATCTTGCTGTGGAAAATGAGCTGGCAGGAGTTATTCTCATTGAAGATCCTCTGAGAGAAGAAGCGGCAGAGCTTGTGAACGCTCTTAGAAAGGCGGGATTATCCCAGATTGTTATGATGACCGGGGATAGCGAAAGAACAGCGGCAGCAATTGCAGAGCGGGTTGGGGTAGATAACTATTATTCTGAGGTACTTCCGGAAGATAAAGCGAACTTTATAGAAGAAGCAAAGGCTAATGGACATAAAGTCATTATGATAGGAGACGGAATTAACGATTCTCCGGCTCTTTCGGCGGCAGACGTTGGAATTGCAATCAGCGATGGAGCAGAGATTGCAAGAGAGATAGCAGACATTACTGTTGGATCTGATGATCTGTTACAGATTGTTACTTTAAAAATGTTAAGTGACAGTCTTATGAAGCGGATACATAAAAATTACCGTACTATTGTAGGCTTTAATACATTATTGATTTTGCTGGGTGTAGGAGGAGTGCTTCAACCAACAACATCAGCTTTACTGCATAATAGTTCAACATTGCTTATTGCGCTGAAGAACATGCGTAATCTGTTGTCATAG
- a CDS encoding Fur family transcriptional regulator — MEKEENKIVTNDKRKKEIIQRLRAMNYRITSQRMLLLDIILNGQYSSCKEIYCEVHKKDSNIGIATVYRMVNTLEEIGAISWKKLSQIHCENWDGKEKICRIVLDDETEIELSQQKWKRVVECGLKCVGFVENQELKSLELKDENTE; from the coding sequence GTGGAAAAAGAAGAAAATAAAATAGTTACAAACGATAAACGAAAGAAGGAAATCATACAACGCTTGCGGGCAATGAATTATAGAATCACAAGTCAAAGAATGTTACTTTTAGATATTATTTTAAATGGGCAATATAGCTCCTGCAAAGAAATATATTGTGAAGTGCATAAAAAAGACAGCAATATTGGAATCGCTACGGTATACAGAATGGTAAATACATTAGAGGAAATTGGAGCGATCAGCTGGAAAAAACTGTCGCAGATTCATTGTGAAAACTGGGATGGTAAAGAAAAAATATGCAGAATTGTATTGGATGATGAAACGGAGATTGAACTTTCGCAGCAAAAATGGAAGCGGGTGGTAGAATGCGGATTGAAATGCGTTGGGTTTGTTGAAAATCAGGAACTGAAAAGCCTGGAGCTGAAAGATGAAAATACAGAATGA
- a CDS encoding FeoB-associated Cys-rich membrane protein, whose protein sequence is MADVIIVLIILAILAFSICYIVKEKKKGYACIGCPNASNCKKHCHCGELKE, encoded by the coding sequence ATGGCAGATGTTATTATTGTACTTATCATACTGGCAATTCTTGCATTCAGTATTTGTTACATCGTAAAAGAAAAGAAAAAAGGGTATGCCTGTATTGGGTGTCCCAATGCATCAAACTGTAAGAAACATTGCCATTGTGGAGAACTGAAAGAATAA
- a CDS encoding TetR/AcrR family transcriptional regulator, producing MESKAPDTLEKIQQTALDEFLEKGFLGASLRQIVKHAGVTTGAFYGYFSSKEALFASIVEPHAAILMSKYVNAHISFSELPAEEQPEHMGVESGAYIHWMVEYVCQHREPVKLLFCGAEGTSYENFIHNMVELEVESTFRYMETLCRLGYSIPELSPSLCHIIASGMLGGLVEIVVHDIPQEQALRDVEQLREFYTAGWLKLMSP from the coding sequence TTGGAATCAAAAGCACCAGATACATTAGAAAAAATACAACAGACTGCTTTGGATGAGTTTTTAGAAAAAGGGTTTCTCGGGGCTTCTCTGCGGCAGATCGTGAAACACGCCGGAGTAACCACAGGAGCCTTTTACGGCTATTTTTCCAGTAAGGAGGCTTTGTTTGCCTCCATTGTAGAACCGCATGCCGCTATTTTGATGAGCAAATATGTGAATGCGCATATTTCCTTTTCCGAACTTCCCGCAGAGGAGCAACCGGAACATATGGGCGTGGAATCAGGAGCTTACATTCATTGGATGGTGGAATATGTCTGCCAGCACAGGGAACCGGTAAAGCTGCTGTTTTGCGGCGCAGAAGGCACCTCCTATGAAAACTTTATTCATAACATGGTGGAACTGGAAGTGGAAAGCACCTTTAGGTACATGGAGACACTCTGCCGCTTGGGATACAGCATCCCCGAATTAAGCCCGTCTCTGTGTCATATCATTGCCAGTGGTATGCTGGGCGGTCTTGTTGAGATTGTGGTTCACGATATTCCGCAGGAACAGGCCTTGCGGGATGTGGAACAACTCCGGGAGTTTTATACTGCCGGATGGCTAAAACTGATGTCGCCATGA
- a CDS encoding class I SAM-dependent methyltransferase: MNFFENTRKPQGFGGKLMAKMMNSGHARVSQWGFSNISAEPDAKVLDVGCGGGANIAIWLDKCRNGHVTGLDYSEISVAESQKLNIAAIKQGKCRVLQGDVSSIPFSDEVFDYVSAFETVYFWPGLKKCFSEVNRVLKSGGTFLICNESDGTNASDEKWTKIIGGMKIYNRDQLVAALKEAGFTEIKTYINAKKHWMCIAATK; the protein is encoded by the coding sequence ATGAACTTTTTTGAAAACACCCGTAAGCCGCAAGGCTTCGGTGGGAAATTGATGGCGAAGATGATGAACAGCGGTCACGCTAGGGTGTCGCAATGGGGATTCTCAAATATCTCCGCAGAGCCAGATGCTAAGGTGCTGGATGTCGGCTGCGGAGGCGGCGCAAATATTGCGATTTGGCTGGACAAATGTAGAAACGGTCATGTGACAGGACTGGACTATTCGGAGATCAGTGTGGCAGAATCTCAAAAGCTAAACATTGCCGCCATTAAGCAGGGAAAATGCAGGGTGCTTCAAGGCGATGTATCATCGATTCCCTTTTCTGATGAGGTCTTTGATTATGTCTCCGCTTTTGAGACAGTTTATTTCTGGCCGGGTCTGAAAAAATGCTTTTCCGAGGTAAATCGCGTTCTGAAAAGCGGCGGAACATTTTTGATTTGTAACGAGAGCGATGGAACGAATGCCTCAGATGAAAAATGGACAAAGATAATCGGCGGTATGAAGATTTATAATCGTGATCAGCTTGTTGCTGCTTTAAAAGAAGCGGGTTTCACAGAGATAAAAACATATATAAATGCCAAAAAACATTGGATGTGTATTGCCGCAACAAAATAA